One window of Myripristis murdjan chromosome 8, fMyrMur1.1, whole genome shotgun sequence genomic DNA carries:
- the LOC115364198 gene encoding intercellular adhesion molecule 1-like, producing MDFNSALKTCTALINRPAMTWLVVLTGVIACIGRPVSASCPIVMTPPRVVVKHGGSFSVICSTSEAQVEGMGWESSLGAVSLTDNVTSLPFKITALTQWTFSPQCYMNLLNGDQCQQRLSVTVYKMPDSVTISPSSHLGPMVEGKKYSLRCDIDKVAPVKNLSVIWQKRNETIHSQSYNSEVNTPVQESSVLIISPSRDDNGAQIHCAAQLNLGPMGPNPAVMASNPHEMIVHFPPTFTGPETENVQLTSKSKNILNCTATGNPKPVYSWQSPHPLQVDTKNKAVLTPPMLLPGTYNCTATNAIANRTKMFIVSEVQGGLTTFAAIIGAGVILGAILAVVLGMLVTSEGTFSTTKGSWLAGRTSSSGII from the exons GCAGGCCTGTGAGTGCATCCTGTCCTATTGTGATGACCCCTCCCAGAGTTGTGGTGAAGCATGGAGGCTCTTTCAGTGTCATCTGCAGCACATCGGAGGCACAGGTGGAAGGAATGGGCTGGGAATCTTCGCTGGGAGCCGTAAGCCTTACAGATAATGTCACATCTCTCCCTTTTAAAATAACGGCTCTGACTCAGTGGACATTTTCTCCGCAATGCTACATGAATCTCCTTAATGGTGACCAGTGTCAGCAGAGACTTTCAGTCACTGTCTACA AAATGCCTGACAGTGTGACCATCTCTCCATCAAGTCATTTGGGCCCGATGGTCGAAGGTAAAAAGTACAGCCTGCGGTGTGATATTGACAAAGTCGCTCCAGTGAAGAACCTCTCTGTCATTTGGCAGAAAAGAAATGAGACCATCCATAGTCAGTCGTACAACAGTGAGGTTAACACTCCAGTGCAAGAGTCATCTGTCCTCATAATCAGTCCCAGTAGGGATGATAATGGAGCTCAAATCCACTGTGCAGCACAGCTGAACCTTGGACCAATGGGACCAAATCCTGCTGTGATGGCATCAAACCCACATGAGATGATTGTACACT TCCCACCAACCTTCACGGGGCCTGAAACAgagaatgtgcagctcacatctaagagtaaaaatattttaaactgtACTGCTACGGGAAACCCCAAGCCAGTATACAGCTGGCAGTCTCCACATCCCCTGCAAGTGGacacaaaaaataaagctgttttGACCCCTCCCATGCTGCTTCCAGGGACCTATAACTGCACAGCCACTAATGCCATTGCTAACAGGACCAAGATGTTCATTGTCTCTGAAGTTCAAG GAGGTCTAACAACATTTGCAGCCATAATTGGAGCAGGGGTGATCCTGGGAGCCATACTCGCTGTTGTCCTTGGCATGTTAGTAACATCTGAAGGCACCTTTTCGACAACAAAGGGCAGCTGGCTCGCAGGAAGGACCTCCTCATCAGGGATTATATGA
- the cmc4 gene encoding cx9C motif-containing protein 4 — MPQKDPCQKQACAIQKCLQENRYVESLCEDVIREMRRCCRTQTAETSVCCSGFSKEHKPAESQAPAQHHES, encoded by the exons ATGCCACAGAAAGATCCGTGTCAGAAGCAAGCGTGTGCGATTCAAAAGTGTCTCCAAG AGAACCGGTACGTGGAGAGCCTGTGTGAGGATGTGATCCGGGAGATGCGCCGCTGCTGTCGGACGCAGACGGCCGAAACCTCCGTGTGCTGCTCCGGCTTCTCCAAGGAGCACAAGCCCGCAGAGAGCCAGGCCCCTGCACAGCACCATGAGTCATGA